Proteins encoded in a region of the Deinococcus radiopugnans ATCC 19172 genome:
- a CDS encoding spermidine synthase, with the protein MIPWVPLARAPIPGTQQELCLYRHGDQLEFSIQISGYVSELMNSRMHASEDALAELGCAVIASRPAPRVLVGGLGMGFTLAAALKALGPDGVVTVAELVPEVIEWNQGPLGECAGFPLNDPRTHVHVGDVAELLRRGQAAYDAVLLDVDNGPEGMTHHGNGWLYSPPGLAAAQRTLRPGGVLAVWSATPDDRFTRRLRQAGFEVDVRTVRARPGKGARHTIWLAHRPQRAAAALAPSPPRVRRQRKLRT; encoded by the coding sequence GTGATCCCCTGGGTGCCGCTGGCCCGCGCCCCCATTCCTGGCACGCAGCAGGAGCTGTGCCTGTACCGCCATGGAGACCAGCTGGAGTTCTCCATTCAGATCTCGGGCTATGTCAGCGAGTTGATGAACAGCCGCATGCACGCCTCCGAAGACGCGCTGGCCGAACTGGGCTGCGCGGTGATCGCCAGTCGCCCGGCGCCGCGCGTGCTCGTCGGGGGCCTGGGCATGGGCTTTACGCTGGCCGCCGCCCTGAAGGCGCTGGGGCCAGACGGCGTGGTCACAGTGGCCGAACTGGTGCCGGAGGTCATCGAGTGGAACCAAGGCCCGCTGGGCGAGTGCGCGGGCTTTCCGCTGAATGACCCCCGCACCCACGTTCATGTGGGCGACGTGGCCGAGCTGCTGCGGCGGGGTCAGGCCGCCTACGACGCGGTGCTGCTGGACGTGGACAACGGCCCCGAGGGCATGACGCACCACGGCAACGGCTGGCTGTACTCGCCGCCCGGACTGGCCGCCGCGCAGCGGACCCTGCGGCCCGGCGGCGTGCTGGCCGTCTGGTCCGCCACCCCGGATGACCGCTTTACCCGGCGACTGCGGCAGGCAGGCTTCGAGGTCGACGTGCGGACGGTGCGCGCCCGGCCCGGCAAGGGGGCACGCCACACCATCTGGCTGGCCCACCGGCCGCAGCGGGCCGCCGCTGCCCTGGCCCCCTCCCCACCGCGGGTCCGGCGGCAGCGAAAGCTCCGGACCTGA
- a CDS encoding carbohydrate ABC transporter permease yields MTGAAPTTARRVRRRMPRDLPRFVLLCVLALIFLAPVYWMISTSFKTEADAISLPVQWIPTRPTLDNYREVLTSPDGNILRWTGNSLYVALAFTVLHVGLCALTAYPLARMRFPGRNAWFWFILSSLMIPGIVTLIPTYIMMLNFDWINSYHALIWPGLSGVFGVFLLRQFFLGIPRELEEAARLDGANSLQILWRIILPLSVPSLATLAVFAFMGSWNNFLWPLFTVTDVDKMTLPVGITTFSQRYVTEYGKLMAATTLAAVPALIAYLLAQRFLEAGLSTTGLKE; encoded by the coding sequence ATGACCGGTGCTGCCCCCACCACCGCCCGGCGGGTCCGCCGCCGGATGCCACGTGATCTGCCGCGCTTCGTGCTGCTGTGCGTGCTGGCACTGATCTTTCTGGCCCCGGTCTACTGGATGATCTCCACCTCGTTCAAGACCGAAGCCGACGCGATCTCGCTGCCGGTGCAGTGGATTCCCACGCGGCCCACCCTCGACAACTACCGTGAGGTGCTGACCTCGCCGGACGGCAACATCCTGCGCTGGACCGGCAATTCACTGTACGTGGCGCTGGCCTTTACCGTGCTGCACGTCGGGCTGTGCGCGCTGACCGCCTACCCGCTGGCGCGCATGCGTTTTCCGGGGCGCAATGCCTGGTTCTGGTTCATCCTGTCCAGCCTGATGATTCCCGGCATCGTCACCCTGATTCCCACCTACATCATGATGCTCAATTTCGACTGGATCAACTCGTACCACGCGCTGATCTGGCCGGGGCTGAGCGGGGTGTTCGGCGTGTTCCTGCTGCGCCAGTTCTTCCTGGGCATTCCGCGCGAGCTGGAAGAGGCCGCGCGGCTGGACGGCGCCAACAGCCTGCAGATCCTGTGGCGGATCATCCTGCCGCTGAGCGTTCCCTCGCTGGCGACGCTGGCGGTGTTCGCCTTTATGGGCTCGTGGAACAACTTCCTGTGGCCGCTGTTCACCGTCACCGACGTCGACAAGATGACGCTGCCGGTGGGCATCACCACCTTCTCGCAGAGGTACGTGACCGAGTACGGCAAGTTGATGGCCGCCACCACCCTGGCGGCAGTGCCCGCGCTGATCGCCTACCTGCTGGCGCAGCGCTTTCTGGAAGCGGGCCTGTCCACCACCGGCCTCAAGGAGTGA
- a CDS encoding carbohydrate ABC transporter permease codes for MTITQASARTSTARAPTPRRRVPLEPYLYLLPHALLFFLFTVYPIGYGLYISLHRWDLLNPVKAFVGSEFYRNLFTPGTPQADFFWKTLWNTTFFTMVSVPLLLFAALGLALLLHRPIFGRIFFRAVFFMPGILTVSVMGILWRWMFDNQIGLVNAAREVLLGAPPIPWLSTEGLAWVPIVIGTVWWTVGFNMTLYLAALGNVPISLYEAASLDGATPWQSFRFITLPLLAPVTLFVFVTTALASFQLFGQSLLITNGGPSRSTQSVIQYITEEGFTNAQYSSAAAMGFVFGLIMLIFTAAQFGLMARDVKGGEG; via the coding sequence ATGACCATCACCCAAGCGTCCGCCCGGACGAGCACGGCCCGCGCCCCCACACCGCGCCGCCGCGTTCCGCTGGAACCCTACCTGTACCTGCTGCCCCACGCGCTGCTGTTTTTCCTGTTCACGGTGTACCCCATCGGTTACGGGCTGTACATCAGCCTGCACCGCTGGGACCTGCTCAACCCGGTCAAGGCCTTTGTGGGCTCCGAGTTCTACCGCAACCTGTTCACGCCCGGCACCCCGCAGGCCGATTTCTTCTGGAAAACGCTGTGGAACACCACCTTCTTCACCATGGTCAGCGTGCCGCTGCTGCTGTTTGCGGCGCTGGGGCTGGCGCTGCTGCTGCACCGGCCCATCTTCGGGCGCATCTTTTTCCGGGCGGTGTTCTTCATGCCCGGCATCCTGACGGTCTCGGTGATGGGCATCCTGTGGCGCTGGATGTTCGACAACCAGATCGGGCTGGTCAACGCCGCGCGCGAGGTGCTGCTGGGCGCCCCGCCGATTCCCTGGCTGTCCACCGAGGGGCTGGCCTGGGTGCCCATCGTGATCGGAACGGTGTGGTGGACGGTGGGCTTCAACATGACGCTGTACCTGGCCGCGCTGGGCAACGTGCCCATCAGCCTGTACGAGGCGGCCTCGCTGGACGGCGCGACACCGTGGCAGAGTTTCCGCTTCATCACCCTGCCGCTGCTGGCCCCGGTGACGCTGTTCGTGTTCGTCACCACCGCGCTGGCGTCGTTTCAACTGTTCGGGCAGTCGCTGCTGATCACGAACGGCGGACCGAGCCGCTCGACGCAGAGCGTGATCCAGTACATCACCGAGGAAGGCTTTACCAACGCGCAGTATTCCAGCGCCGCCGCCATGGGCTTTGTCTTCGGGCTGATCATGCTGATCTTCACCGCCGCGCAGTTCGGCCTGATGGCGCGCGACGTGAAGGGGGGCGAGGGATGA
- a CDS encoding EAL domain-containing protein: MWLHVYDTFGCGLRLTLPSGKPVALMTLRPVQELLDTVSFYQRVLEELPLGLTVQDPAGRYVYINPHACPDAERRAQALGCTVHEVLAAEGRPEATALEREAHFQLAAQTRARVEWQEASTRPHLDAPQLTHRVAVPIFEDANGPLSLMLCFARDVTFTAWQSERLQLLESLIQVSADPLAILDVRPGPTYRQIIHANPVLRQLDDDPPGAQIHPFHADPLAWVSGPRDRQVIENVLEELRHHTAAIRMEDVHLPDLDLWFEVSFTPAYLTPDQLTHWTVVLRDVTTRRRERAFLQNFMAATLAALRDAPLPVAINQMLRGMQQVLPSWTAVLILAEGETLQVYGDRLPDGVCRWIGSRSAEQLRGFWAQHDPQRLGRTLTTHDPFGAYDQAAGFQTSTGLALYDSQRTLLGTLALLHPDPLTVPDQASEVLSGGAGHIALVIEHHQQRQQLQWLAYHDPLTGLLNRSGFARQAALTLTQAGETGGALALGVLDLNRFKTVNDSLGHAIGDRLLQAFAGRLRAVAGHLPLQHLTRLGGDEFAFVIGEPARMDEVSAALSGMLGEPFTLEGRLVHIGLALGWSVYPSTAADLETLLQQADSAMYVAKRTGRAASVYAPTTRPSIFGFELENALHRAIEEDQLSLVYQPQVSVADRRIVGVEALLRWVHPEIGNIAPSEFIPMAESLGLMDRLGRWVFERACRDAARWPDPDLTLSINVSVLQVQHPQFQATLEAAARRHGLGPHRLIIELTETALVSDLAGLQSTLEQVRAWGARVSVDDFGTGYSTLLFLRQLQVDELKIDQSFIQDLGQPDKAGRDSCAIVGATLTLAAAFGLGVVAEGVETEQQASLLRDMGCPSMQGWLIAPGLTQAELLRRLER, encoded by the coding sequence GTGTGGCTTCACGTGTACGACACCTTCGGCTGCGGACTGCGGTTGACCCTGCCCAGCGGAAAACCGGTGGCGCTGATGACGCTGCGCCCCGTGCAGGAACTGCTGGACACCGTGTCGTTTTACCAGCGCGTCCTGGAGGAACTGCCGCTGGGCCTGACCGTGCAGGACCCGGCAGGCCGGTACGTCTACATCAATCCGCACGCCTGCCCCGATGCCGAGCGGCGGGCGCAGGCCCTCGGCTGCACCGTCCATGAGGTGCTGGCCGCCGAGGGTAGACCCGAAGCCACCGCCCTGGAGCGGGAGGCCCACTTTCAGCTGGCCGCGCAGACCCGCGCGCGGGTCGAGTGGCAGGAAGCGTCCACGCGCCCGCATCTGGACGCGCCGCAGCTGACCCACCGGGTGGCCGTGCCGATCTTCGAGGACGCCAATGGCCCCCTCAGTCTGATGCTGTGCTTCGCGCGCGACGTGACGTTCACGGCGTGGCAATCGGAACGGTTGCAGCTGCTCGAGAGCCTGATTCAGGTGTCGGCGGACCCGCTGGCCATTCTGGACGTCCGGCCCGGCCCCACCTACCGCCAGATCATCCACGCTAACCCGGTGCTGCGGCAACTGGACGACGACCCGCCCGGCGCCCAGATTCACCCCTTTCACGCCGATCCGCTGGCCTGGGTCAGTGGGCCGCGCGACCGGCAGGTCATCGAGAACGTCCTGGAGGAGTTGCGCCACCACACCGCTGCCATTCGGATGGAAGACGTGCATCTGCCGGACCTCGACCTGTGGTTCGAGGTGTCGTTTACGCCGGCGTACCTGACCCCGGACCAGCTCACGCACTGGACCGTGGTGCTGCGCGACGTGACCACCCGCCGGCGCGAGCGGGCCTTCTTGCAGAACTTCATGGCGGCCACCCTGGCGGCGCTGCGGGACGCCCCGTTGCCGGTGGCCATCAACCAGATGCTGCGCGGCATGCAGCAGGTCCTGCCGTCCTGGACCGCCGTGCTGATTCTCGCCGAGGGAGAAACGCTGCAGGTGTACGGTGACCGGCTGCCTGACGGCGTGTGCCGCTGGATCGGCAGCCGCTCGGCGGAGCAGTTGCGCGGTTTCTGGGCGCAGCACGATCCACAGCGTCTGGGACGGACGCTGACCACGCACGATCCGTTCGGGGCGTACGATCAGGCCGCCGGATTCCAGACCTCGACCGGGCTGGCGCTGTACGACTCGCAGCGGACCCTGCTGGGCACGCTGGCCCTGCTGCATCCTGATCCGCTCACCGTGCCCGATCAGGCCAGCGAGGTGCTGAGCGGCGGCGCCGGCCACATCGCGCTGGTGATCGAGCACCACCAGCAGCGTCAGCAATTGCAGTGGCTGGCCTACCACGACCCGCTCACCGGACTGCTGAACCGCAGCGGTTTCGCGCGGCAGGCCGCCTTGACCCTGACCCAGGCCGGCGAGACCGGCGGCGCCCTGGCCCTGGGCGTACTTGATCTCAACCGCTTCAAGACGGTCAACGACAGTCTGGGGCACGCCATCGGTGACCGGCTGCTGCAGGCCTTCGCCGGGCGCCTGCGGGCGGTGGCCGGGCACCTGCCCTTGCAGCATCTGACCCGGCTGGGCGGCGACGAATTTGCGTTCGTGATCGGCGAGCCCGCACGGATGGACGAGGTGAGCGCCGCGCTGTCCGGGATGCTGGGCGAACCCTTCACGCTGGAGGGCCGGCTGGTGCACATCGGTCTGGCGCTGGGCTGGAGCGTGTATCCGTCCACCGCCGCGGACCTCGAGACGCTGCTGCAGCAGGCCGACAGCGCCATGTACGTCGCCAAGCGCACGGGCCGCGCCGCCAGCGTATACGCGCCCACCACCCGCCCCAGCATCTTCGGTTTCGAGCTGGAAAACGCGCTGCACCGGGCCATCGAGGAGGATCAGCTGTCGCTGGTGTACCAGCCGCAGGTGTCGGTCGCGGACCGCCGCATCGTCGGCGTGGAGGCGCTGCTGCGCTGGGTCCATCCCGAGATCGGCAACATCGCCCCCTCGGAGTTCATTCCCATGGCCGAGAGCCTGGGGCTGATGGACCGCCTGGGCCGCTGGGTCTTCGAGCGCGCCTGCCGGGACGCGGCCCGCTGGCCCGATCCGGACCTGACCCTCAGCATCAACGTCTCGGTGCTGCAGGTGCAACACCCGCAATTTCAGGCAACGCTGGAGGCCGCCGCGCGGCGTCACGGTCTCGGTCCCCACCGGCTGATCATCGAACTGACCGAAACCGCGCTGGTCAGCGATCTGGCGGGTCTGCAGTCCACCCTCGAGCAGGTGCGGGCCTGGGGCGCCCGCGTCTCGGTGGACGATTTCGGCACCGGCTACTCCACCCTGCTGTTCCTGCGCCAGCTGCAGGTCGACGAACTCAAGATCGACCAGTCGTTCATTCAGGATCTGGGCCAGCCGGACAAGGCGGGGCGGGACAGCTGCGCCATCGTCGGGGCGACGCTGACGCTGGCCGCCGCGTTCGGACTGGGCGTGGTGGCCGAGGGGGTCGAGACCGAGCAGCAGGCGTCGCTGCTGCGCGACATGGGCTGCCCCAGCATGCAGGGCTGGCTGATCGCGCCGGGATTGACCCAGGCCGAATTGCTCCGGCGCCTGGAAAGATAG
- a CDS encoding glycoside hydrolase family 43 protein, which produces MSDPDSAVSLPPGPLYSGDFADPFVLNVDGTYYAYGTGQHGELGRRAFEALSSPDLVNWTPHGGVLEPLSTERMDYWAPEVARANDTFYLYSSVGHGDQGHHLRVAAAAHPLGPFVDRGLNLTPDEPFAIDPHPFQAPDGTWWLFFARDNLGSARPGTVLAVAPLHDMTRLGDAQTILRASGDWQRYQAGRAMYGGVYDWHTLEGPFVLFRDGLFHLLYSGGAWINESYGVGHAVADHPLGPWTEPVPGANVLHSAGTLRGPGHTSVTTLNGQDVLIFHAWDAGHTRRQLHAAPLRWKNGRPCAMPPVS; this is translated from the coding sequence ATGAGCGATCCCGATTCAGCCGTCTCGCTGCCGCCCGGCCCGCTGTATTCCGGCGACTTCGCCGATCCCTTCGTGCTGAACGTAGACGGCACCTACTACGCCTACGGCACCGGCCAACACGGGGAGCTGGGGAGGCGGGCCTTCGAGGCGCTGTCCTCGCCGGATCTGGTGAACTGGACCCCGCACGGCGGCGTGCTGGAGCCTCTGAGCACGGAGCGGATGGACTACTGGGCTCCCGAGGTCGCCCGCGCGAACGACACTTTTTACCTGTACTCCTCGGTGGGTCACGGTGATCAGGGCCACCATCTGCGGGTGGCAGCGGCAGCGCACCCGCTGGGGCCATTCGTGGACCGGGGCCTGAACCTGACGCCGGACGAGCCGTTCGCCATTGATCCTCACCCGTTTCAGGCCCCGGACGGAACGTGGTGGCTGTTCTTCGCGCGTGACAATCTGGGCAGTGCACGCCCCGGCACTGTGCTGGCCGTCGCCCCGCTGCACGACATGACCCGGCTGGGCGACGCGCAGACCATCCTGCGCGCCAGCGGCGACTGGCAGCGTTACCAGGCGGGGCGGGCCATGTACGGCGGTGTGTACGACTGGCACACCCTGGAGGGGCCCTTCGTGCTCTTTCGAGACGGGCTATTTCACCTGCTGTACTCGGGCGGCGCGTGGATCAACGAGAGCTACGGCGTCGGCCACGCGGTCGCGGACCACCCGCTCGGCCCGTGGACCGAACCCGTGCCGGGGGCGAACGTGCTGCACAGCGCCGGAACGTTGCGCGGCCCCGGCCACACCAGCGTCACCACCCTGAACGGCCAGGACGTCCTGATCTTTCATGCCTGGGACGCCGGGCACACCCGGCGACAACTGCACGCCGCCCCCCTGCGCTGGAAAAATGGACGCCCCTGCGCCATGCCTCCAGTGTCCTGA
- a CDS encoding glycoside hydrolase family 43 protein has protein sequence MSRFPVLLGLGLTATLLSSASQAGGGHVPVTSNPARPAAARPTTATPTPASAATFRNPVLDENFPDPGILRVGKVYHAYSTNGGGANVPHAVSRDLVHWEVTGDAMPVLPPWAIGGRTWAPEVTQIGGGFALYFTALDEASGRQCIGVATAASPAGPFRDASRKPLVCQIGEGGSIDASPFKDADGKRYLLWKNDGNCCSQPTNLYLQPLSADGLKLTGKASALIQNFQLWEGNVIEAPTLYRAGGVYYLLYSAGPYDSDLYAVGYATAPRVTGPYKKAPENPILVSKGEVAGPGHQTVVTDGAGKTWLAYHAWTAPLTSDAVGGYRSLRLDPVTFAGGRVKVAGPTLTPQRAPTP, from the coding sequence ATGTCGCGTTTTCCAGTGCTTCTGGGTCTGGGCCTGACGGCCACGCTGCTGTCCTCGGCGTCCCAGGCCGGTGGCGGTCATGTCCCGGTGACTTCAAATCCGGCCCGCCCCGCTGCGGCCCGCCCAACGACAGCCACCCCTACCCCGGCCAGCGCCGCCACGTTCCGCAATCCAGTGCTCGACGAGAACTTTCCCGATCCGGGCATTCTGCGCGTCGGCAAGGTGTACCACGCGTATTCCACCAACGGTGGGGGCGCCAACGTGCCGCACGCGGTCAGCCGTGATCTGGTGCACTGGGAGGTGACCGGCGACGCCATGCCCGTGTTGCCCCCGTGGGCCATCGGGGGGCGCACCTGGGCCCCCGAGGTCACGCAGATCGGCGGGGGCTTCGCGCTGTACTTCACCGCGCTGGACGAGGCCAGCGGCCGCCAGTGCATCGGCGTGGCGACGGCGGCCTCCCCGGCGGGGCCATTCAGGGATGCCAGCCGCAAGCCTCTGGTCTGCCAGATCGGGGAGGGCGGCAGCATTGACGCCAGTCCCTTCAAGGACGCCGACGGCAAGCGCTACCTGCTGTGGAAAAACGACGGCAACTGCTGCAGCCAGCCCACCAATCTCTACCTCCAGCCGCTGAGCGCCGACGGCCTGAAACTGACCGGCAAGGCCAGCGCCCTGATCCAGAATTTCCAGCTCTGGGAGGGCAACGTGATCGAGGCCCCCACCCTGTACCGCGCGGGCGGCGTGTACTACCTGCTGTATTCCGCAGGACCATACGACAGCGACTTGTACGCCGTGGGCTACGCCACCGCACCGCGCGTGACCGGCCCCTACAAGAAGGCCCCGGAAAACCCCATTCTGGTCAGCAAGGGGGAGGTGGCCGGGCCGGGCCACCAGACCGTGGTCACCGACGGCGCGGGCAAGACTTGGCTGGCCTACCACGCCTGGACCGCCCCCCTGACGTCCGACGCCGTGGGTGGCTACCGCAGCCTGCGCCTGGATCCGGTGACGTTCGCCGGGGGGCGGGTTAAGGTGGCGGGGCCGACCCTCACGCCGCAACGGGCGCCGACGCCATGA
- a CDS encoding ABC transporter substrate-binding protein, giving the protein MIHPTRSRSFSGHGAAVLALLALGAVQGAGAQGYSGPKVQLTFLHGFTGPDRPVMEGLIKKYNDSHPNVQVRGQAQPWGTTWQQLPALVASGKAPDVVVINEDQITNFVARGAVSPLAPAELKAAGIDKTNFFGPLFATADYKGQSYGVPISSVAYVMFYNKDLMKKAGLDPNKPPRTRDEFLKAALACTVDKSGKKAGETGFDPKALDTWGVSLYNNWVGARAAYAAILQNGGQMVDKDQNAAFNSPQAVSAVQFLVDLVQKQHVARPNSTEEAELAAFSQGKVCFFPSGQWYLDRFEQQKMNFGVTFMPRVGGTVKDAAWGGSSHLTLPKQRSGYDANKRKAALDFMAWMTQPAQNLTWTSTGSLPTQAAVAKNPTFAKAPIGGIFDRLNSVYATSGYPWVGQVMGPFDQAWEAAYLGKKPVAQALNDGVKESNKQIEQARKNFQ; this is encoded by the coding sequence ATGATCCACCCCACCCGTTCCAGAAGTTTTTCCGGTCACGGCGCGGCCGTGCTGGCCCTGCTCGCCCTCGGCGCCGTTCAGGGGGCCGGGGCCCAGGGCTACAGCGGACCCAAGGTGCAGCTCACCTTTCTGCACGGTTTTACCGGACCGGACCGGCCGGTGATGGAAGGGCTGATCAAGAAATACAACGACAGCCATCCCAACGTGCAGGTGCGCGGTCAGGCGCAGCCGTGGGGCACCACCTGGCAGCAGCTTCCGGCGCTGGTGGCCTCGGGCAAGGCCCCGGACGTCGTGGTGATCAACGAGGACCAGATCACCAACTTTGTGGCGCGCGGGGCGGTCTCCCCGCTGGCCCCCGCCGAGTTGAAGGCGGCCGGCATCGACAAGACCAACTTCTTCGGCCCGCTGTTCGCCACCGCCGACTACAAGGGCCAGTCCTACGGCGTGCCGATTTCAAGCGTTGCCTACGTGATGTTCTACAACAAGGACCTGATGAAGAAGGCCGGCCTGGACCCCAACAAACCGCCCCGCACGCGCGACGAATTCCTGAAGGCCGCGCTGGCCTGCACCGTGGACAAGAGCGGCAAGAAGGCGGGCGAGACGGGCTTCGATCCCAAGGCCCTCGATACCTGGGGGGTCAGCCTGTACAACAACTGGGTTGGCGCGCGTGCGGCCTACGCCGCCATTCTCCAGAACGGTGGTCAGATGGTGGACAAGGACCAGAACGCCGCCTTCAACTCGCCGCAGGCGGTCAGCGCCGTGCAGTTTCTCGTCGATCTGGTGCAAAAGCAGCATGTGGCGCGGCCTAACAGCACCGAGGAGGCTGAGCTGGCCGCCTTCAGTCAGGGCAAGGTGTGTTTCTTTCCCAGCGGGCAATGGTACCTGGACCGCTTCGAGCAGCAGAAGATGAACTTCGGCGTGACCTTCATGCCGCGCGTGGGCGGCACGGTCAAGGACGCGGCCTGGGGGGGATCGAGCCACCTGACCCTGCCCAAGCAGCGCTCCGGTTACGACGCCAACAAGCGCAAGGCCGCGCTGGACTTCATGGCCTGGATGACCCAGCCCGCGCAGAACCTGACCTGGACCAGCACCGGCAGCCTGCCCACCCAGGCGGCCGTCGCCAAGAACCCCACTTTCGCCAAAGCGCCCATTGGCGGCATTTTCGACCGTTTGAACAGCGTGTACGCCACCAGCGGCTATCCGTGGGTGGGCCAGGTGATGGGGCCGTTCGATCAGGCGTGGGAGGCCGCCTACCTGGGCAAGAAGCCGGTGGCGCAGGCCCTGAACGACGGCGTGAAGGAGTCCAACAAACAGATCGAGCAGGCCCGCAAGAACTTCCAGTAA